The Thunnus maccoyii chromosome 15, fThuMac1.1, whole genome shotgun sequence DNA segment tgaaaatagtGTAGCTTTTATGAGGGAAATTATGTTTGTTATAAGTGAAGTTGTTGCCGTGATCAAGAGTTGCGGTGCTCCATTAATTTCCAAACGTTTATGCTGGCAAACCACTGTGAAGCTGCcagaatgaaagtaaaatttcCAGTGACAGTGTAAGAAATAAAAGCTTATTTTGAGATCtacattatattttacagtAGGGAGGATACATGGTGTATTTTCTGAATAAATCTGTGGTTGGCATATCTTGAATATATTGCCTTATACGTCCTTTGTTGTTCAATTTATTAAATGTAACACAAGGTAACATGAAGGTAAATCACATTCTGACTCTCGTAACAGTTTTATGCCAATAAAAAGTTTCATTGTTATTCTTAACTCATTAATGAAcagttaaaatgtatttctatatCTAAATCTTCATTCCTCCTTTACAGACACAATACCGGCGGTCTGGAAAATTagtgttttgatttattttaatggctgACTAAAAAAGGTTTAATTTTTATCTGTTAAATAACTTTCAACAATAGAGGAGaggctttgtgttttttgtcgtTGTTTTTGGTTGAGAGGAGATGTGTTGTTCTTTGTGTCAGTGGAAAAAATGTTTAGTGGATAACGATCATCTGTCACGATGCCAACAAATGGACTTTCCATCTATTacaattgtttgtgtgtgttgttttcctGCAAGTCTAATCTTAAGCCTGATACCTCACATTTCAGCCACTTTGGAGATGCTCCAGGGGGCAGTGAGCAGAGGTTGGCTCTGCCTGTCCTGCTGCCTCCTGTTGGGGGTCTGCTTCCCGGCAGAGGGTACAGGGCCAGCAGGACCCACACCTAGATTTCCCTCTGAAGGAGAATCTGGGGAACCAGACCTAGACGACTGGGAGTGGGGCTCTGGATCCTCTTTTCTGCACCTGCTAAACAGCTTCCCTGCTGACAGCCCCTTCGTAACAGAGACCCCAGGAAGGCCAGTAAACTGCACGCAGCGCTTCTGGTTACCCCCGTCCTCTGAAATCTGCTGGGAAAACATAGCTGGGCCTGAGGAGTTTGCCAAGTCCCGCCTGCTTGTTCTGCAGAACAGGGCCGCCCTGCAGGCGGTATCCACCTCCAGcggggtggaggagggaggggccTCCTACGACCACCAAGCCAGAGAGGAGGTCCAAGGGATCCACTCAGACCACCAGGGCGTGGTAGAAACGATGCAGACCATGGAGAAGGTGTTTGTCTCactggaggagaagaggaaagaagggaCGGAGCAGCAGGTCTTCACAAGGTGAGAATAGAAATcggaaaatggtgaaaaagaaaagtacagTGGGGTCACCAGTGTTACAGTATGAGAACCTTTTAAGCAGCAGTGTAGTTGTAAACGAAGACACAGGGATAATATGATTATGTAACTCCTGAACACTTATTATAAAGGGCCTGTAGGAAAATTATTAGGGCGGGACAGGTGGTGagagaaggggggaggggggggggttatgtatattttcctttttgctgAAGGGAGGATAGTTTGACTTTTTGGGAGAGCAGGGGAAGGTCTTTTAAAACCCCTTTTTCTGTTTCCAGATTCATTTCTTCCttgagagatttttttaaacctttatttattcatggaaGTTTCACTGAGAGTCAAGCTCTCTTTTGCAGGAACACCCTAACATCtctcacacacttacacacattcacacctggaagctgctaGAACAGCCAGTCTGACCTGCTGAGCTTCACTGGAGCAGCTGGGGTTAAGGGCTCGGTGGTGTTAATGAGGTTGGGGCAAATGCTGTTCTTTCACTTTCCACACCCAGATTTATCCCAACACTTCAGTCACAAGCCTGCTTCTCTAACCTGTAGGCCACCACTGACAGATcgttaaaatgtaaaatctaaaaatcaaataattacaCCACATAAATGGCTTTCGTTTTGATATTTAACTGTGCGCTCTTTGgaacagctgtcagtcatgCAGCTAAAACATGTAATTGTTTTGAGCGACAGACATCTGATCGAATACATATCAGCCTGTAGCATCATCTTATCTGATTCATATATATCTTTATTAACTGAAATCTCGGACGGGGGTCCATCAGAAGCCTCAGAGCGTTATTgctttttttataaaaatgaaacataaggGTTAGGATTAATGATCAAGGAGCAGGTACATAAACAGAGTGTATGCAGGAATCCTGAAGTTATATTAGACACCTTTTAAGACCTTTTTTAAGACTCTTTCCAGACATTTTAAGACCTCATGACCACTTTGAGTTCTAACCGGTTACACTGTCAACACGATTTAACTTACATTTACTATATAGTGATTGTAAGATAGCACAACCAGTCAGTCTTTGTGATAACTCCTTATTAATGCAACATAGTTCAGCACAAACAGCCAAGCCTTGTTGATGCTATTAACAAGATGCTCTTAAGTAAGTAATGCTCCCTAAGTAAGGGGCTTACAGTacacaaagaaatgtttctGACATTTGAGACGAGAATTAGCCGATGCAGtgacagaatcttgattcatatttgatcaacACTGCCTAGTTTTACTCCTCATTGGTTTCGCATACAGCGTAACAACAGGGTTAGTCCCCCGGCAGCTCACATTGGATCATCgctttttaaactaaaaaaaccGCAGTGTCATGTCATGATGCCAGACCAACAG contains these protein-coding regions:
- the si:ch211-57n23.1 gene encoding uncharacterized protein si:ch211-57n23.1, with the protein product MLQGAVSRGWLCLSCCLLLGVCFPAEGTGPAGPTPRFPSEGESGEPDLDDWEWGSGSSFLHLLNSFPADSPFVTETPGRPVNCTQRFWLPPSSEICWENIAGPEEFAKSRLLVLQNRAALQAVSTSSGVEEGGASYDHQAREEVQGIHSDHQGVVETMQTMEKVFVSLEEKRKEGTEQQVFTSMKRKLANTRDAIEGREHSANVLESQFSNLEETLLNIQLRLYKLMQQ